The Planctomycetaceae bacterium genome has a segment encoding these proteins:
- a CDS encoding DNA polymerase Y family protein, with protein MKRVLCLRFPNWSVQRLQRLRAASGLHSIALYTPPPDSSSTKSSRRKRVPAATAGDLKFVRELYPSARSGPAIVAVSPDAWSAGVRPGMPLAEARSMAAPFSTSSSIGRAPAASRPVTEFLEWSPADDRTGLLEAAEWTRSFAPIVSLDELPVPDGLLLDITGCGPLFGGESVLAEQLFSVMRRRGYRCRIAISDSVAAAWAFAHADTAGSQKPRRTADSRRSSSASSLPTAAEWNLPVVIIPPGQSLNYLQPLPLPTSRLPLSDVQILSQLGILNIAQLLSLPVEDLPSRVSATTVKRIRQLQGIEAELLTSIPEADPVAANWTSEFPATNLDEVRQVLEHLTEIVVRQLQRRHLGATRLTCQLKLESGVMLPLSAETVRPVQSASHLMDVLTLKLDSLRLAEPASAVRMQATVSPMPVAKQQDLFSTTEHLQPQEELATLLDRLSSRLGSRAVLTAELHDDARPEHSVTFQPVIAMAEDTSPSTSTTDRIHDLVTPDESRHRGVRHQPRPLLLLPEPEPIGAANQDPRKTGFVSQGRRHVVESCVGPERIQTAWWDDGVVHRDYYRVRTTNGLRFWIFQDLSDESWWIHGVFD; from the coding sequence ATGAAACGAGTACTGTGTTTGAGATTCCCGAACTGGTCGGTGCAGCGGCTGCAGCGACTCCGCGCAGCTAGTGGTCTGCATTCGATCGCCCTGTACACGCCGCCACCGGATTCTTCGTCGACGAAATCTTCCCGGCGAAAGCGAGTTCCCGCTGCGACGGCCGGTGATCTGAAATTCGTTCGGGAACTGTACCCGTCAGCACGAAGCGGCCCTGCGATTGTGGCCGTCTCGCCCGACGCGTGGTCCGCCGGCGTTCGGCCGGGAATGCCGCTGGCCGAGGCGCGCAGCATGGCGGCTCCGTTTTCCACTTCGTCTTCGATCGGCCGCGCGCCGGCCGCGTCCCGGCCCGTCACCGAATTTCTGGAATGGTCACCCGCCGACGATCGAACCGGCCTGCTGGAAGCGGCCGAATGGACTCGATCTTTCGCGCCGATTGTTTCACTGGATGAATTGCCGGTGCCGGACGGATTACTGCTGGACATCACCGGCTGCGGTCCGTTGTTCGGGGGTGAGTCTGTGCTGGCGGAGCAACTCTTCAGCGTGATGCGTCGGCGCGGCTATCGCTGCCGAATTGCGATCAGCGATTCCGTTGCCGCCGCCTGGGCGTTTGCTCACGCCGACACCGCCGGATCGCAGAAGCCGCGACGAACCGCGGACTCCCGCCGTTCATCGAGTGCGTCGTCATTGCCCACAGCCGCCGAATGGAATCTTCCCGTCGTCATCATTCCGCCCGGGCAGTCGCTGAATTATCTGCAGCCGCTGCCGCTGCCGACTTCGCGACTGCCGCTGTCCGATGTTCAGATTCTGTCTCAGCTTGGCATCCTGAACATTGCTCAACTGTTGAGTCTGCCCGTTGAAGATCTGCCATCACGGGTTTCCGCCACGACTGTGAAACGCATTCGGCAGTTGCAGGGTATTGAAGCGGAACTGCTGACGTCGATTCCGGAAGCCGATCCGGTCGCCGCGAACTGGACGTCGGAATTTCCGGCCACCAATCTGGATGAAGTCAGGCAGGTGCTGGAGCACTTGACGGAGATCGTTGTTCGGCAGCTTCAGCGGCGGCATCTGGGAGCAACGCGCCTGACGTGTCAGTTGAAGCTGGAATCCGGAGTGATGCTTCCGTTATCCGCGGAAACCGTGCGTCCCGTCCAGTCGGCCAGCCACCTGATGGATGTCCTGACGCTGAAGCTCGATTCCCTTCGGCTGGCCGAACCCGCCAGTGCCGTGCGGATGCAGGCCACGGTTTCTCCCATGCCGGTAGCGAAGCAGCAGGACCTGTTCAGCACCACCGAACATCTTCAGCCGCAGGAGGAACTGGCCACGCTGCTGGATCGGCTCAGCAGCCGTCTCGGTTCGCGGGCCGTGCTGACGGCGGAACTTCACGACGACGCTCGACCGGAACATTCGGTGACGTTTCAGCCGGTGATTGCGATGGCGGAGGATACGTCACCGTCCACATCCACGACGGACCGCATTCACGATCTGGTCACTCCCGACGAATCGCGGCACCGCGGAGTTCGCCACCAGCCTCGGCCGCTGCTGCTGCTGCCGGAGCCGGAACCGATCGGCGCGGCGAATCAGGATCCCCGGAAGACAGGCTTTGTGTCTCAGGGCCGGCGTCACGTTGTTGAGTCCTGTGTCGGGCCGGAACGCATTCAGACGGCGTGGTGGGACGACGGTGTGGTTCATCGTGACTACTACCGCGTTCGAACAACGAACGGCCTGCGGTTCTGGATCTTTCAGGACCTGTCCGACGAAAGCTGGTGGATCCACGGTGTGTTCGATTGA
- a CDS encoding sugar kinase, producing the protein MPQYITFGEIMMRMAPPGFLRLTQTLPGSIDVTFAGAEANVAASLAMFGADVGFVTALPKNPLADACLMTLRGIGVDTSRVLRTDAGRLGIYFVEAGANQRPSRVIYDRAHSSISLVPPDSYDWKTIFTGCRALHVSGITPALSRAAADATLQAVQAAKSAGVQVSCDLNFRAKLWDWEPGTDRKRLAGRIMRDVLPYVDILIANEADCGDVLDIHAGHSDVDSGNVEVAAYPDVARQVLKQFPNIRLIATTLRESHSASHNNWGAMLFDAGEDRAYFAPESDGAYQPYEIRNIVDRVGGGDAFAAGLLFALGCDDYATAKEALQFATASSCLAHSILGDFNFSSRSEVDALMRGSASGRVVR; encoded by the coding sequence ATGCCCCAATACATCACATTCGGCGAAATCATGATGCGAATGGCCCCGCCCGGCTTTCTGCGACTGACGCAGACGCTTCCGGGGTCGATCGACGTGACATTTGCCGGAGCCGAAGCCAACGTGGCCGCGTCCCTGGCAATGTTCGGCGCGGACGTCGGTTTCGTAACAGCGCTGCCGAAAAATCCCCTGGCGGATGCCTGCCTGATGACATTGCGCGGAATCGGCGTTGATACGTCGCGAGTTCTGCGAACCGACGCCGGCCGGCTGGGAATCTACTTCGTGGAAGCCGGAGCCAACCAGCGCCCCAGCCGCGTGATCTACGACCGCGCTCATTCGTCCATCAGCCTGGTGCCGCCGGATTCCTATGACTGGAAGACGATCTTCACCGGGTGCCGAGCCCTGCATGTCAGCGGCATTACTCCCGCCCTGTCGCGAGCGGCGGCCGACGCAACACTGCAGGCCGTTCAGGCAGCCAAGAGCGCCGGTGTGCAGGTTTCCTGCGATCTGAATTTTCGAGCCAAGCTGTGGGACTGGGAACCGGGCACGGATCGAAAACGGCTGGCCGGACGAATCATGCGGGACGTGCTGCCCTATGTCGATATTCTGATTGCCAATGAAGCGGACTGCGGCGACGTGCTGGACATTCACGCCGGTCACAGCGATGTCGATTCCGGAAACGTGGAAGTCGCCGCCTATCCCGACGTCGCCCGGCAGGTGCTGAAACAGTTTCCGAACATCCGGCTGATTGCCACCACCCTGCGCGAAAGCCATTCCGCCAGTCACAACAACTGGGGAGCCATGCTGTTTGACGCCGGCGAAGACAGGGCGTACTTCGCTCCCGAATCGGATGGCGCGTATCAGCCGTACGAAATCCGCAACATTGTCGACCGGGTCGGCGGCGGAGACGCGTTTGCCGCCGGTCTGTTGTTCGCTCTGGGATGCGACGACTACGCGACTGCGAAGGAAGCTCTGCAGTTTGCGACGGCGTCGTCGTGCCTGGCCCATTCCATCCTGGGCGACTTCAACTTCAGCAGCCGATCAGAAGTCGACGCTTTGATGCGCGGGTCGGCGTCGGGACGCGTCGTGCGGTGA
- a CDS encoding VTT domain-containing protein: MKSRLLILLIPAAMTGAATWSWFSHGIVFDLFGRDINAAARIDLLKDYFRQFGAFAPLVYFVFVTIEVVVAPIPGLMLYAPGGIIFGPVTGGAIALAGNVAGAGIACSVARTFGHGLLARWFEPAGLERVQRAVEKRGGWLILLLRLNPLTSSDIVSWAAGLTRIPVWRVMFATAFGMAPLCFAQAWLADGLLTAFPKLIYPLLIACGVYAAIVVVVLRNVVRPGVVAPEQD; encoded by the coding sequence GTGAAGTCGCGATTACTGATTCTGTTGATTCCGGCGGCGATGACTGGTGCCGCGACGTGGTCGTGGTTCAGTCACGGCATTGTGTTCGACCTGTTCGGGCGCGACATCAACGCCGCCGCGAGGATCGATCTGCTGAAGGATTATTTCCGGCAGTTTGGCGCATTCGCTCCGCTGGTGTATTTCGTGTTTGTGACGATCGAAGTCGTTGTGGCGCCGATTCCCGGACTGATGCTGTACGCTCCCGGAGGAATCATCTTCGGCCCGGTCACGGGAGGAGCGATCGCGCTGGCGGGAAACGTCGCCGGCGCGGGCATCGCGTGTTCGGTCGCCCGGACATTTGGTCACGGATTGCTGGCTCGATGGTTCGAACCGGCCGGTCTGGAACGTGTCCAGCGCGCCGTGGAGAAACGCGGCGGCTGGCTGATCCTGCTGCTGCGGCTGAATCCGCTGACGTCGTCGGACATCGTTTCCTGGGCGGCGGGACTGACCCGGATTCCCGTGTGGAGGGTGATGTTCGCCACCGCGTTCGGCATGGCTCCGCTGTGCTTTGCCCAGGCCTGGCTGGCGGATGGTCTGCTGACGGCGTTTCCGAAGCTGATCTACCCGTTGTTGATCGCCTGCGGCGTCTATGCGGCGATTGTCGTTGTCGTGCTGCGGAACGTCGTGCGGCCGGGTGTCGTCGCGCCGGAGCAGGACTGA
- a CDS encoding c-type cytochrome, which produces MPSHFPDPAMFLPRFRTVARSVLVLVSAILSAATQAQDVPPSGWHMVEVPDVWRSMPSGELQPVNGYSWYRAQIRVPPEWKGAELTLFVEALDDARATYVNGTNIGVAGTFPPQYRSGLGESGRYRVDSQLLRFGEFNTIAIRVYQEDPRPNFSVAPPVLLNADAGQAIRMNGQWQYRPGDDSSWATAASTEFGIRATEPTEEAELRKLGGYSLIDEVDDVERYVARREGDNDPLTPQQAERAFQVPDDLQIQLVLSDPEIAQPLFMTWDDRNRLWVVEYRQYPDPAGLTMISRDQYLRSVYDKVPEPPPRGTPGNDRITIHEDTDSDGVYDRHTTFVDGLNIATSVAIGRGGAFVTNPPYLLFYPDRDGDDVPDSDPDILLEGFGLEDSHSVINSLRFGPDGWLYGCQGSTVTGNVKRYGSDDKPVRTMGQQIWRYHPEQQTFEVFAEGGGNTFGLEIDAKGRTYSGHNGGDTRGFHYVQGGYYRKGFTKHGSLSNPYAFGFFENMKHHSVPRFTHNFIIYEENVLPEEYRGRLFGVEPLQGQVVMSEIRPEQSSFETEDISRVVKTNDQWFRPVDIKAGPDGAIYVADMYEQRIDHSSHYAGRIDRSSGRIYALRARADGSPTVVRTAGEAPRTQAASHQRLIAELQHSSKWHRQTALRLIGDRKDATLIPPLLELLRTTSGQTALESLWAVHLSGGLTDEVAREALHHDDQYVRAWTIRLLCDRCHVAAPVAQALAELAANESYITVRKQLASSAKRLPAKDALPIIQQLLKYDEDAGDIHQPLLLWWALESKAATPADRDLIVTTVLSDAENWQRPLVKDYLLERLMKRYALAGSREDLLAAATLLRSAPNAKSAELLLKGFEEAYQGRSLAGIPAELVEALAATGGGSTALRLRQGNPDAIEAAVAAVGDSNAGKADRLQYLEIFGQIRRPEFIPVLLSVVNGESDAELVASALTSLQAFDDQRIGQAVVSAFAKLPDDARPVAETLLVSRPVWALELLRAVDARNIRAADVSDTALKKILLHNNQDADALVKKHWGSIGGATTEEMKQETERLTELLASASGNPKKGKPLFLQNCGKCHVLFEEGGRIGPDLTSFKRDDLQRMLANIINPSLEIREGFENFVITTTDGRVISGFLADQDNQVVVLRGVDGQNLLLRRDEIEEMQAISRSVMPEGALKELTDQQIRDLFAYLRSSQPVNY; this is translated from the coding sequence ATGCCTTCACACTTCCCGGATCCCGCCATGTTCCTGCCGCGCTTTCGAACTGTTGCCCGTTCGGTCCTGGTTCTTGTTTCCGCGATTCTCTCCGCCGCGACGCAGGCTCAGGATGTGCCGCCATCGGGATGGCACATGGTGGAGGTGCCCGATGTCTGGAGAAGCATGCCGTCGGGCGAACTGCAGCCGGTCAACGGATATTCGTGGTACCGCGCCCAGATCAGAGTGCCGCCGGAGTGGAAAGGGGCCGAACTGACGCTGTTCGTGGAAGCTTTGGACGACGCGCGTGCGACCTATGTCAACGGCACGAACATCGGAGTGGCCGGCACGTTTCCTCCGCAGTATCGCAGCGGACTGGGGGAATCCGGCCGGTACCGCGTTGACAGCCAGTTGCTGCGGTTTGGTGAATTCAACACGATCGCGATCCGAGTCTATCAGGAGGACCCACGGCCGAATTTCAGCGTCGCGCCGCCCGTGTTGCTGAACGCGGATGCCGGGCAGGCGATTCGCATGAACGGCCAGTGGCAGTATCGCCCCGGCGATGATTCATCCTGGGCGACGGCAGCGTCAACGGAATTCGGCATCCGTGCAACAGAACCGACGGAAGAAGCGGAATTGCGAAAACTCGGCGGCTATTCGCTGATCGATGAGGTTGACGACGTCGAGCGTTATGTGGCTCGCCGGGAAGGTGACAATGATCCGCTGACGCCGCAGCAGGCGGAACGGGCGTTTCAGGTGCCGGACGATCTGCAAATTCAGCTTGTGCTCAGCGATCCGGAAATCGCTCAGCCGCTGTTCATGACCTGGGATGATCGCAATCGACTGTGGGTGGTCGAATATCGCCAGTATCCCGATCCGGCGGGTCTGACGATGATCAGCCGGGATCAATACCTGCGCTCCGTCTATGACAAGGTTCCTGAACCGCCGCCCCGCGGAACGCCAGGCAACGATCGGATTACGATTCACGAAGACACTGACAGCGACGGCGTTTACGACCGCCATACGACATTCGTCGACGGCCTGAACATCGCGACGTCCGTGGCCATCGGGCGGGGCGGAGCCTTCGTGACGAATCCTCCCTATCTGCTGTTCTATCCCGATCGAGACGGCGATGACGTGCCCGACAGTGATCCGGACATTCTGCTGGAAGGTTTCGGGCTGGAAGATTCGCACTCCGTGATCAACAGTCTGAGATTCGGCCCGGACGGCTGGCTGTATGGCTGCCAGGGAAGCACGGTCACCGGCAACGTCAAACGTTACGGTTCGGACGACAAACCCGTCCGCACGATGGGTCAGCAGATCTGGCGATATCATCCGGAACAGCAGACGTTTGAAGTGTTTGCCGAAGGCGGCGGAAACACGTTCGGCCTGGAAATCGACGCGAAGGGCCGCACGTATTCCGGACACAACGGCGGCGATACTCGCGGGTTCCACTACGTTCAGGGAGGCTACTATCGCAAGGGTTTCACGAAGCACGGTTCGCTTTCGAACCCGTATGCGTTCGGATTCTTTGAGAACATGAAGCACCACAGCGTTCCGCGGTTTACACACAACTTCATCATCTATGAAGAAAACGTGCTGCCCGAAGAATACCGCGGCCGGCTGTTCGGAGTTGAGCCGCTGCAGGGGCAGGTGGTGATGAGCGAGATTCGGCCGGAGCAGTCTTCGTTCGAAACGGAAGATATCTCCCGCGTTGTCAAAACGAATGATCAGTGGTTCCGCCCGGTTGACATCAAGGCCGGGCCTGATGGCGCGATCTACGTCGCTGACATGTACGAACAGCGGATCGATCACAGCAGCCACTATGCCGGACGAATCGACCGTTCCAGCGGTCGTATTTACGCGCTGCGGGCAAGGGCCGACGGCAGTCCGACCGTTGTTCGGACGGCGGGTGAGGCGCCGCGGACGCAGGCAGCGTCGCATCAGCGGTTGATCGCCGAGTTGCAGCATTCGTCGAAATGGCACCGCCAGACCGCTTTGCGCCTGATCGGTGATCGGAAAGACGCAACTTTGATTCCGCCTTTGCTGGAATTGCTGCGAACGACATCCGGACAGACAGCGCTGGAGTCGCTGTGGGCCGTGCATCTGAGCGGCGGGCTGACAGACGAAGTCGCGCGGGAAGCTCTGCACCACGACGACCAATACGTGCGGGCATGGACCATACGGCTGTTGTGCGATCGCTGTCACGTGGCAGCTCCCGTCGCGCAGGCTCTGGCGGAACTCGCCGCGAACGAATCCTACATCACCGTTCGCAAGCAACTGGCGTCGTCGGCAAAGCGGCTGCCGGCGAAGGACGCTTTGCCGATCATTCAGCAGCTTCTGAAGTACGACGAAGATGCCGGCGATATCCACCAGCCACTGTTGCTGTGGTGGGCTCTGGAATCAAAGGCGGCGACTCCCGCGGACCGCGATCTGATCGTGACGACGGTGCTTTCGGACGCCGAGAACTGGCAGCGTCCGCTTGTGAAGGATTACCTGCTTGAACGCCTGATGAAGCGGTACGCTCTGGCTGGCAGCCGCGAGGATCTGCTGGCTGCAGCCACACTGCTGCGGTCAGCGCCGAATGCGAAAAGCGCTGAACTGCTGCTGAAGGGATTTGAAGAAGCGTACCAGGGCCGGTCGCTGGCCGGGATTCCCGCGGAACTGGTTGAAGCGCTGGCCGCGACGGGCGGTGGATCAACGGCGCTGCGTCTGCGCCAGGGGAATCCCGATGCGATTGAAGCCGCCGTTGCCGCCGTCGGTGATTCGAATGCCGGCAAGGCAGACCGACTGCAGTACCTGGAAATCTTCGGCCAGATTCGGCGGCCCGAGTTCATTCCCGTCCTGTTGAGTGTCGTCAACGGCGAATCTGATGCGGAACTGGTGGCGTCCGCGCTGACTTCGCTGCAGGCGTTCGACGACCAGCGCATCGGGCAGGCGGTTGTATCAGCGTTTGCGAAGCTGCCCGACGACGCGCGGCCTGTCGCGGAAACGCTGCTGGTCAGCCGTCCGGTCTGGGCACTGGAGCTGCTGCGCGCCGTCGACGCCCGAAACATCCGGGCGGCGGATGTGTCGGACACCGCTTTGAAGAAGATCCTGCTGCACAACAATCAGGACGCGGATGCACTGGTCAAAAAGCACTGGGGAAGCATTGGAGGTGCGACCACGGAGGAAATGAAACAGGAGACAGAACGCCTGACTGAACTGCTGGCGAGCGCTTCCGGCAATCCGAAAAAGGGCAAGCCGCTGTTCCTGCAGAACTGCGGGAAGTGTCATGTCCTGTTTGAGGAAGGTGGTCGCATCGGCCCGGACCTGACTTCGTTCAAACGCGACGACCTGCAGCGCATGCTGGCGAACATCATCAACCCCAGTCTGGAAATTCGGGAAGGCTTCGAGAACTTCGTGATCACCACCACGGACGGCCGTGTCATCAGCGGTTTTCTGGCCGATCAGGACAATCAGGTCGTTGTCCTTCGCGGCGTTGACGGACAAAACCTGCTGCTTCGCCGCGATGAGATTGAAGAGATGCAGGCGATTTCCCGCAGCGTGATGCCGGAAGGGGCCTTGAAGGAGCTGACCGACCAGCAGATTCGTGATCTGTTCGCGTATCTGCGATCGTCGCAGCCGGTCAATTACTGA
- a CDS encoding DUF1343 domain-containing protein, with amino-acid sequence MNDSNFRKAALTMLHQDKSGRPIEVAAIMWLLISATTFLCEQTRAEDDGVLPGIDVLQRHEFAELAGKQVGLITNHTGRSRDGVSTVQLLHDAPNVNLVALFSPEHGFEGKLDVSKINDATEQSTGLRIFSLYGETRRPTKELLDGLDVLVFDIQDIGCRFYTYVSTMGEAMKASAQHNVTFMVLDRPNPIGGRDVAGPMLDPGRESFVGFHSLPVRHGMTVGELAAMFRSELKLDLDLQVVRCEGWKRSRFWDDTGLLWVNPSPNMRSLTQALLYPGIGVIEFTNVSVGRGTDTPFEVIGAPWITARDFAAALNRNRPEGVSFVPIKFTPDASKFKGERCGGVNIVVTNRTTFEPLRTGFLIAATLRQLYPHEWEADKMLRLLGNESTLKAITDGNTPAEIEHVAEHGMAQFRDRRAGFLMYE; translated from the coding sequence ATGAACGATTCCAACTTCAGAAAGGCGGCACTGACAATGCTTCATCAGGACAAATCCGGCCGGCCAATCGAAGTCGCCGCCATCATGTGGCTGCTGATCAGCGCGACGACGTTCCTGTGCGAACAGACCCGCGCGGAGGATGACGGCGTGCTGCCGGGGATCGACGTCCTGCAGCGTCACGAGTTTGCCGAACTGGCGGGAAAGCAAGTCGGTCTGATCACAAATCACACCGGTCGCAGCCGCGATGGCGTCAGCACCGTGCAGTTGCTTCACGACGCGCCGAACGTAAATCTCGTCGCATTGTTCAGTCCGGAACACGGATTCGAAGGCAAGCTGGATGTCTCAAAGATCAACGACGCCACCGAGCAATCCACGGGACTGCGAATTTTCAGCCTGTACGGTGAGACTCGCCGGCCGACAAAGGAATTGCTGGACGGGCTCGACGTGCTGGTGTTCGACATTCAGGACATCGGCTGCCGATTCTACACGTACGTGTCAACGATGGGCGAAGCGATGAAAGCCTCGGCGCAGCACAACGTCACGTTCATGGTGCTGGACCGGCCGAATCCGATCGGCGGACGTGACGTTGCCGGTCCGATGCTGGACCCCGGCCGGGAATCGTTTGTCGGATTTCACTCACTGCCCGTGCGGCACGGCATGACGGTTGGCGAACTGGCCGCGATGTTCCGGTCGGAACTCAAGCTGGATCTGGACCTGCAGGTCGTCCGATGCGAAGGCTGGAAGCGAAGCCGGTTCTGGGATGACACGGGCCTGTTGTGGGTGAACCCTTCGCCGAACATGCGCAGCCTGACGCAGGCACTTTTGTATCCGGGAATCGGCGTGATCGAATTCACGAACGTTTCGGTCGGCCGCGGGACCGACACTCCGTTTGAAGTGATCGGCGCACCGTGGATCACCGCGCGCGACTTCGCCGCAGCGCTGAATCGGAATCGCCCCGAAGGCGTGTCGTTTGTACCGATAAAATTCACGCCGGATGCCAGCAAATTCAAAGGTGAACGCTGCGGCGGAGTCAACATCGTCGTGACGAATCGCACAACATTCGAACCGCTGCGCACCGGGTTTCTGATCGCGGCAACCCTGCGGCAGCTTTATCCACACGAATGGGAAGCGGACAAAATGCTCCGGCTGCTGGGCAATGAATCAACGCTGAAGGCAATCACGGACGGAAACACACCTGCGGAAATCGAACACGTCGCCGAACACGGCATGGCTCAGTTCCGCGACCGTCGTGCCGGCTTTCTGATGTACGAATAG